GATGTTTCCTcccacacattggtgcggctggcttacgggttaagtgggcattgtatCAAGAAGCAGTTCAGCTTGGTTGTGTTTCaggggacgcacggctctcgaacttcgcctctcccgagtccgtacgggagttgcagcgatgagaagACTAACTAACAATTGGATAGCAATTGCAGAGGTGATCACACCATTCTCATTATACAACCAACCCGATTTCAGACTGACAACTGGATACATAAGGTGATTGACAAAAGGAACACACGTGACCTTGCTATCACTAACAATATGATGCAAATCCGAGGATAATTTAGTATTTTAGTCAGGGTCATGTTAATTATGCAGCAAACAAAAGAAAGCTCATTCAAGTTTTTGGCAGCAAAACGTTCTACAACTTTCTTCACATGCCCTTAAGAACAGGACCAAGGTGTGTTAGAGATAGGCCGGGTTAAAATCCAacccacaacccacccctacatGACATACACAGTAAATAAATGGCAAACACTAGTCCCACTCACCCAGGTTCCCCACACGACCGGTACGACCAATACGGTGGACGTACTCTTCGATGTCGCTGGGCAGGTCAAAGTTGATGACGTGCTTGACGTTGGAGATGTCCAGACCACGAGCAGCCACCTGGATGAGAGACATAACAGGCAGTCAGTCACAGAGGGAAACACTACTCAACCGgcaagagggggaaaaaactggtGATCAACGTTTGGGATGATACGTTTGGATGCATGCCAGATTAAAGGGGAGAATGACACAACTGCTTATGTGTTGACAGAGTGCGAGAGTATGCGTGTTGTCGTACCGCGGTGGCCACCAGAATGGGGCAGCGTCCGGAGCGGAACTGGTTCAGcgcctcctctctgtctctctgggagcGATCTCCGTGGATACTGGTGCAGGCGTAGCCCTCGCGGTACAGGAAGTCCTCCAGGGCATCCGCTCCCTTCTTGGTTTCCACAAACACCAACGTCAGAGACTCCTTACctagagagcgggagagagagaccgaaAGAGGAAGAAACCGTACTGAGCTCACATGCGATGAGTGGGATTAAGACTTCAGATACTGGGGAGTAGGGAGCAGGAACTCAAAACATAGCAGGTGATGTGCCCGACCCCGTCACCATGGTGCAAATAAACAAAATGGCAACTGAAAAATGGAGACCAGGGGGTGCAGAAGCAGCTGGCTTTGCTTTCACCGACAACCATTAAATTATTGTTTCTGTTTTACAGAGTTTATGCACCAAAAGTGCTCATATCAGAATCAGCCAATTGTCCCATAACTCAAAATGTCTTCACAGCCATTTGGACTGGTACTATAGAGTAGCGTCATTGTTTTATCTACAGTGGACTAACACGGCATTAATGGCTATCAGAGCAAACACTGGACAGTGAAACTGGATGGTGGTATTATGGGGATATAGTGATGGGGGAGCATTGATATTCTCTGATGATACTATGCCTGTTTCCAACGCGGTAGCATTCATTGGCAGATAGGTCGTGTTTGGTATGGTTGGCATGGCAACACTGAACGATGGAAGTCCAGGACCTTGTTGGTAAAATGCATCCCATTTTCCTTTGCTTAATTACTGATCTAACATGTTTGATAGGTGAAAAGGATAACATCGAATGGCATGGAAGCCAAACATTCATCTATACAGTCATGTTATATCAAAGATTTCACTCCTTCCGTGAGGTTGTCTTTCTACGTATTCACAACAGGTTCTAGGATATCTACACACGTCCACCTCTTAGGGCCCGGTTACCATGGTGATGAAGATGTCTGCTTGCTTTGGTGCTAGCGTCCTGTGACATCTAGGCTATTTGTTAATCTCCACGATAGGCTGTTTTACTAGTTGCCAAGGAAACGTTGGCTCTTCGAAACTTAAGGCTGATGGACAAGAATTGGTTTGGAAGGTCTGAAATGCTAATACAGAGGGGTGTGTGTACTTTATTTACCATAGACCGACAACCTATACAAGATGTAACTGCGTGACTAACAGAAGGTGTAGCTCAGTTTCCAAATGCAAACAGCCCACGGTGTCCTTAATCTCTCTACACATGTAGTGTgggtgtgtgcgagtgtgttgAAAATCGTTCCAGACAGTAACACCAAGCCAGAAAGTCCCTTATTCAAAAAGAGAGGAAAATGAGTTTAAAAGCAACAGGTTGTGCTCCAATTAGAAACCTTGAGGGTTACAAGTGTTACTGCTGTTTTAAATGACAAGGCTggccaaccctggtcctggagataCCATGGTGTCAGTTACTCAAATGAGTGTCTTCCCATTGGGCTGGAATGAAAGCCTGCACACCACAGCTCTCCATGACCTGGAGTTGCCACCGCTGACCTAAGGGCAGGATTCCCATGGCCCTGAGACTGCAAGCTTTATTTCTGGCACTAAAGCTACTATGAGAAATTATGAAAGGAGAAAGAAAGGGATGTGGGGAGGATGAGGAGTGGGATGTTTGCCAGTTGGTAGGGTCAGACTAGAGGTTATAAGTAGCATAATACTTACCAGGTGTCACTGCAGCCTCCTGAACATCAGGAGCGTCACTGGGAATGACTAGATAAAACCAAACCGCCCAGCAAAGTAAACCAAAGGCAGTGTGAAGCAACTTAATACTTAACAGATATGTGATAACTAGCACTTTCCCATCAACCACCCTCTGTTTCACCCAGAGGAGAACGGTGAAGGTTCATCATGCCAACTAGTTTAGGAGACACAATTGTGTCCACGTGGACGTTCAAGGGAAAAGACTAACAATGTACCCTCTTAGATAAAAACCTTAGCAAGTGTTATGAATTAGTTTCAATCTGTGACTGAACGTTATACACATGTTTAGGATGGAGTTTGGTTTGTTTGTCAGTGAATGTGAGTGTGTGAATAGTTTGAGTGTTACAGGTTAGAGTTGGTGTCTTCGTGTTTCTTACCTGTAGCGTTCAGCAGGTCCAGGAGGAAGGACCTCTTGTCACCGTCCTCCACCCACACCACCTTCTGAGTGATGTTCTCAGAGGTGGAGCCCACACGGCCCACAGCCAGGAAGATATAGTCCTCCAGGAAGTCACGCGCCAGCATCTACACAGTCAGAAACAGTCAGAAACACACTATAGGGTTCGACTCAGTTTCTCAAGCTTTCGTCACTACTGGGGTGTGTGTACCTGAATCTCCTTGGGGAAGGTAGCGCTGAACATCATGGTCTGACGGATGCCTTTAGGGGGCATGGTGTCCTGCTCCACGATGCGTCTGATCTGGGGCTCAAAGCCCATGTCCAACATCCTGTCAGCCTCATCCAGCACCAAATAGCTAACGGGGACGACAGAAACAGCCAACTGGTAAGCACTAGCCAACTGGTAAGCACTAGCCAACTGGTAAGCACTAGCCAACTGGTAAGCACTAGCCAACTGGTAAGCACTAGCCAACTGGTAAGCACTAGCCAACTGGTAAGCACTAGCCAACTGGTAAGCACTAGCCAACTGGTAAGCACTAGCCAACTGGTAAGCACTAGCCAACTGGTAAGCACTAGCCAACTGGTAAGCACTAGCCAACTGGTAAGCACTAGCCAACTGGTAAGCACTAGCCAACTGGTAAGCACTAGCCAACTGGTAAGCACTAGCCAACTGGTAAGCACTAGCCAACAGGTAAGCACTAGCCAACTCGTAAGCACTAGCATACGTCCCACTTACTTGCAGTAGTCGAGGCCAATCTTGCCCCTCTCCATCATGTCCACCAGGCGTCCAGGTGTGGCCACCAGAAGATGACAGCCTCGCTCCAAGTCTCTGATCTGCTGACCGATGTCAGCCCCTCCGTACACAACGCAGGGACGCACGCGGGAGCGGTACGCAAACTACAAGGGGAAGACATACAGGACCATTCAGAACCCTAGTACCACCGATAATTCCGTATTAACCATTATCCTTTTGTCATCTTTGGAGTATTGTTCTATAGCAGATGTTACATAGATTCACATCTGCCTGCAGAACACTGATTACATAGAACCTGATGCCTGTCCATTTCAACATGATAGAGTCCCAGTGATTGAGGATAGAACCAGAAAACGAGAAACATTCTGGTACCGAAGACATAGCACTGGACATTTTGTTTCTCCATAACACACACGAGGAAACAGTGTGCATGCCAACAATAGAggtcaatattttcttaatcTAGCTGCAATCACTCAACATGTTGGTAATCAGCAACCTTCAAGTCAACGGTTCCATGTTCCTTAGCCACCACTAGGCTACTCTACTATTACACTGTCACTACAAGATCATTCATGTTCTGTCCACGGTGTATTTAGCACATACCTTCCTGGACTCTTCGTATATCTGCAGGGCCAGTTCTCTGGTAGGAGCCAGGACCAGGGAGAGGGGATACTGCTTACGGCGCCCATATTTACCACTGTCCTGTGGAGGGAAACGACAAGTGTAGGGTCAACCTCAGCACACAGAATAAATAAACAGCACACGAGCAAGTCAAGGGGGGCAATTGAATTGCTGTCACAGAAAAGCAATGTTTCAGATTGATGGGAAAACTCGACGTTGCAGgctggtcgtgtgtgtgtgtgtacctgtccgTTCTTGGAAGCCGCTGTGGCGTCTCCAGGCCCCTGTGTGTAGATCTGGCTCAGCACTGGCACCAGGAAGGCTGCCGTCTTACCCGAGCCTGAGGAACATTCAGTCTTTTAGTCAATACGATAATCATTCATCTTGGCTGGTCTAAAAGGTAGCAAGCGATAGAAAGACGATCAGAAAACCTGTTTTAAATTCACAGTATAACCAGCTAGCACCTCTCCCTTCGAAGTAAAGAACATTCCTTCATAGGCAATGCCACAATAACCCAGTGATGCTGAAACACATTTTTTCACTTTAAaaatggcaacaacaaaaaaacaatgtTTGCAAAGTTATACAAACCACAACTGCATGTAGATGGACTTTTAACAAATTGCACTGTACTTGCaaatttacttgaagaacagtgcagatgcagaGTTTGGTAACAAAATGATGGTTTGTGCCATTTGTGTTGCCATTCAGTTAACATTGCATCtccactgttcttcaagtaagtGTTTTAGTAACATGTTTTAAAGTAGTCCTTTGTGCACAGAGTTTAATGATTTATtgaactttgcaatcattggttttaatttaaaatacattttaaagtgaaaaatatgAGTCTCAGCATCACTCATTGTGGATCTTCAATCATTCAGTCCCATACCAGTCTGAGCGCAGGCCATGAGGTCTCTCTTAGACTTAATGACGGGGATAGCGTATTTCTGGACGGGGGTGGGCCGCGTGTAGTGGGTCAGGGCAATGTTACTCATGATGATCTCCCCCATGTCCACATCATGGAACTGAAATAGCAAAACACAGGCGGCGTTAGTTTTGGATCACTTCTACGCTGTTGACTCTTGTCAATAAGAATAGCTTCAACATTTTCCATACACAGCATTTCCTTTGATTTACATGACCAACTGGTAAAGCCAGTGATACGACTTACACTATCAATGTGTGGCGGGCAGTTGGAGCCAGTGGCCTCCACAGGAATGTCATCGTATTTCTCAAAGTTAATACCAGTGTTGCCGCTTGAGAACAGCTCCCTGGATGAGCGGAGAGGAAAAAGATAGCTTGGGTTATAACAGGACTCTTCAAAAGTTGACCGGGAAAACCAAACTGAATATTGCACACTACCGGCTTTAAGAGTGAGACTAAGACTGATGAAAGGTCAATATGATTGAGTATGCTTATATATGGCACGCTTCAAGTTGCCGAAGTCCTAGACACACTGGTTTTGGTCAATTTAAAAGAGGAGTGAGACTCACGCTTCCAGGCGTTCGTTAGCGGGGCTGGGTTTGGACCAGTCCTCGTCGTCTCTGGAGTCTTCCTGCCAGCGGttgttaccaccaccaccatacccTCCACGCTGATAACTGCAAAAGATCAACACTTTTACAAATCAGCTGTCTGAAACACCACACACCTAATTGTATGGCTAAATACAGAGTTCCAACAGACAGTGCACCGAGTGGTACTTACCCCCCTCTGCCCCCTGATGATCCCCGGTCGCTGTAGAAGGAAGATTTGCCCCTCCCTCCAAAGCTGTTATAGGCTGCATCTTGTCTGGGAGCACTGCCCCAGCTTCCACCATCTTGTCCACCACCAAAACCTGGGCAGGGAGAGTAGATGGCTCAGTGAGTAATACATTCAACATTCCACTAACATACAAGAATTATCTACCACCAACAAAATATTGTTTGTGAAAGAAGCAGCCATTGTGGTAAATAGATTTGATGAGTATAGGGTTAGACTGAATGTGCAGGGGTGTTTGTTTAATCTGTACCCTTACAGCATAGTCTATTTGATCAATAACAATTTTAATGTCTGATTTCTATTAACACATTATTTCCATTGTTGGTGAGTCAAGGAAATCGTGCCTCTGCAGATAccgtctagtgtgtgtgtgtgtgtgtgtgtgtgtgtgtgtgtgtgtgtgtgtgtgtgtgtgtgtgtgtgtgtatgtatatatatatatatatatatatatatatatatatatatatagttattaCCAAGTAAATAGAGTATACGCACAGCAGGATCTAGAGGCTGAGATCTACAGCATAATACATTACCTACTACTTGTATCGGTTGTAATTACTATTACTGATGAATAGATAAATACAATTTGGCACAGTAGGTTTCCTCACCTGCGGTGTGCACTGGCTGATTAAACAAGGTGTCACCCATTGTGTTACTACGGCAGCTGTCACACCCACCTCTGTCATTTCGGGGAGGCCCGCCGCGTCCCCCGTTGCGGTTGTCATGGTAACCGTTGGTGACGCCGTTGCTGCGTCCGCCATCCCATCCTCCTGGAGAGTCTTCATGGACAGGGCGAGGAGAGGAACGAAAGGAAGAGGAATGACaacaggtagagagagtgtactATGTGGTTGTCATGTATTCAGAGACTACGAAGGGGATAGATTGGATTCCCAGGCCCACAGACAAAGGTAAAAATTCCCAGAAGAaaaacacagtaccagtcaaaagttgacactcATTCAAAAAtgtctttatttgactattttctacattgtagaataatagtgaagacatcaaaactttgaattaACACAtgggggggaaaaaaaaaaaagtgaaccaaatcaaaatatattttagattactttcttcaaagtagccaccctttgccttgatgacagctctgcatacttggcattctctcaaccagcttcatgaggtagtcacctggaatgcatttcaattaacaagtgtgccttgttaaaaattaaTGTGGAATTTATGCaattgagctaatcagttgtgttgtgacaaaataggggtggtgtacagaagatgccctattcggtaaaagaccaactctattatgacaagaacagctcaaataaatgcttcagagttcttCTAACAGACATCTCAGCAACTGTTCAGGAGACTGCGTGAagcaggccttcgtggtcaaattgctgcaaagaaaccactactaaaggacaccaagaagagacttgggccaagaaacacgagcaatggacattagaccggtgaaaatctgtcctttggtctgatgagtccaaatttgagatttttggttataaccgccgtgtctttgtgagacgcagagtaggtgaacggatgatctccgcatgtgtggttctcaccgtgaGGCACGGAGGAAGAGGTGCGAtggggctttgctggtgacactccgtattttatttagaattgaaggcacacaaccagcatggctaccacagcattctgcagctcaccacacctccaggctgtgtaagggctatttgacttaGGAGAGtaatagagtgctgcatcagaagacCTGGCCTCCACCCAATTGAGAgcgtttgggatgagttggaccgcagagttaaggaaaagcagccaacaagtgctcagcatatgtgggagctccttcaagactgttagaggAAGCTGAAGCtggttccaggtgaagctggttgagagaaagctgTCATAaaaaggcaacgggtggctactttgaaaaatctaaaacattgatttgtttactacatgaatgtgttatttcatatttgatGGTCTTccctaatattctacaatgtagaaagtagtaaaaataaactTTGAAAGAGTAGGTGTCCCAAATTTTAGCTGGTACAGTATATATTGCATACACatgtcaaaagttgacacctactcattcaagtttattttttactagtttcatcatagcgcttggtttttgtgactgcacttgaagaaacactcaaagttcttaattttccatattgattgaccttcatgtcttaaagtaatggaatgtcgtttctctttgcttatttgagctgttattgcccAAATATGgcctttgtcttttaccaaatagggccatcttctgtataccacccctaccttgtcacaactgattagctcaaacgcagtaaggaaagaaattccacaacttttaacaaggcatacctgttcatttaaatggatcccaggtgactacctcaaagctggttgagagaatgccaagagtgtgcaaagctgtcaaggcaaaggctactttgaagaatctcaaatatatttggatttctttactacatgattccatgtgttatttcatagtttggatgtcttcactattattctacaatttagaccGAACttgagaaaatagtaaaaataaacaaaaaacctggaatgagtaggtgtcctaaCATTTGACTTGTACATGCACGTTTATCCCCACCATCCTTGCAATAAACATTGGCAAAACTAGTGATAGAGCAAAGGACTTCTAAAACTAATTTTCAGAGATTCAAGTTTTTAAAAGGGAGGCCAACTGACTGAACTTGGCAGTATGAGTTCACTACAACAGTGTGCAAGTCGACAGAATGAAGAGTGCAGACACTTCAAAAGACTCCTACAATAACCCCTATTCCAAAACACATGTCTAGGGCAAGACAACCCCGAGTTAGGACTACAAGGCTAGACTGCTGTCCAAGAGACATTTACCACAGCAATCATTCCCTGCCATCATTGTGGGTTGGGGAGGAGGCATAGCAGGGATGGACATTTCGGTCTACACCACTTCCATAGGTGACAAACAGCCCAAACCACAGATCTAGGGTCAGGTTTATTCTTTCACTTCATAGCGGTAAAGCTTTAGATTAAAGGGAGAACTGATCCTAGATATTAATTTTAAAAAGGCAGCTTCCACAGCCAACTGGGTCTTCAGGGGGTTCCTTCAAGTGCTAGATTTCACACTTGAAACACAGGGCAAACCTAATGTGGTGTGCATGCTAACGGAGGATTCAGACCAGGCCTAGAGCTGTGTACAAAGACACTGTTCATATCCCTGTGCAAACACATTCTGCAGGATCACAGGCTACCATTCAGAGCCAGCATTAACAGAGTCAGATAGCTTCATCTTGGAAAAGCACTGAGGAGTCCAGAAACACTTCATGTAGCCTAGACCTCTATTGATGCAAACTGTGCATTAACGTCAAGGATGCAATGACATGTAACTCAGATGAATGCAGCCTGACACTGATTAATAAAACAATTCTATAGAAATTACTTGAGTTTAAGTCTCCAAACGTAAGACACGTGGCTCGTGCCATGTTTATACAGTGACttgggtaggcagtcattgtaaataagattttattcttaactgacttgcctagttaaaaggttaaataaaatgcgTTTAATTTCAGACAGTACAATTAGCAAGTCTGCTCATTCTTTATAGAAGGGACTATTTCTGGACAGAAAAGTTAAAGGAGTGGTTCACCATCtttaaaagtatatatatatatatatatattttattgttaTAGGATTCAGACAATTTTTGCAATTTCACTACTTAAAGAAACTTAACCCAGCCGTGAAATACTTCCTAATTGCTTGTTGTGCAGTGCAGGGGAATCCCCCCCCCTTTTGATTTTTTTAGAAACCACAACTCCAGAAACGTCCTTTAAGAAACAGacgtctcagtatagtgatgcaggtctttagatgtacACATCAAATCGTGCCATTCTTAACTTTATTGGCACCgctattttcccttttgtgtgCGACTCAAGCCGTTTCACCTACCCAGCTGTCATTCTCTGTGCAGCCTGCTGCTAGAATGGACAGAGGTAACTCTTGAGTAGCAATACAAATCTAATAGAACGTTGCATCACTATACTCAAATCCTAACAGTTTCCAAAAGGACGTATTTGGAGCTTTGAGCaagttattatatatttttttgtgtccTCACAATGCATAAGTCTAAAAACAAGTGAAATAGAAAAAAAAATAAGTTTGCCCACCCTTCTACatgacatttaaaaatatatatatatttttttataaaagtaCCCAGAAATGGTGAACCACTCCTCACAGCAGATCAAATTAAGGAAATCACTTTATAATTAATCAGGATTCAGATCAGTCACCAGACAGCAGCACACGGCAAGCTCTGACATCACTATGCAAGGCACAACGCCAAAGCGAAGCTTCACCAAAATGAAAGCCTCCAAGTTCTGCATGTTTCCCTTGGGGCATTTTTGGTGCATTCATAAACAAGTGGGAAGGTTGTAATTGGCAATTGAAGTCAAAAATATCAGTTAAGATGCATTCACGTGACTTGAACAGATTGGCTATTGcgtcaaccataaactaaaagtacagctatcatgtttgtaaacaaacggaaaaatatttatttttatgaatAGTGTTTTGTTGAATTTATTTTCCCAAAATGCTGTTCGAGGtcatttccttagtaggtgacatcagcatgtgggagaagtcGGAGCTCAGGGATGATAGATGAGTTaaccactagtaattaccagttggaggagCGTGCGTTCAAGTGGATTCTTCACAGTTATGTGGGCTCccgtgtggcgcagcggtctaaggcacccagtgctagaggcgtaactacagaccctggttcaaccCTGAGCTGTATCACAACCCAGCCGtgattggagtcccatagggcagaattggcccagcgtcgcccgggttatggtttggccggggtaggccatcattgtaaataagaatgtgttcttcactgacttgcctagtttaaaaaaacATCCTTCTCTCACCTGGCTATGAACGCAGCATTACAGTGCCTATAGGAAGGATTCCAAGTATAGGCTAGGCTACTAGACATTTTACACTCATCGAAAAGGCTCCCTTTCATTCAGGAGTCCCTGCTTTAATTGTATTCCTTTTGTATGCTCAGAACACACAATGTAGGCTCATTGACAGTGCAAATACTTATGTTTAGTATTTACAGTAGTATGTTAACATTAAGCAGCTCACCTTGGAATTAGTAATACAGCCATACTAGCTAGCTGTGCAGGGCAGAATCTTTACAACACCTATtcaccagaaacaagctacactAGAAGTAGCCTCGACACCCATCTATGGCTGCATATCCTAAAGTGATACCCTATTCCCAGTCGAGGGAATGTGTTGAGCAGGTACAAATCAGGTATATCACATGTCTAACCAGCCCCCACTGACAAAGTGGTAAAAGTATTGGTCTTTCCAAAAAGGCTAGAACTCTTCACATTTGGTTCCAAATACAAATGAAGTTTGTATTAACGCACATTATCAGATCTTAAATATGAAGTTGTTTAACATTTTAGGAAGCACCCCAAAATAATAAAGCTCCTTTGAACAGAACCTGCATCTGGAACAACCCACACTGGTGTTGCTGTGTGTAAGGCCATTTCATGCATCTCAGCACAAAGCAGACAGAAGGGACTTACAGAAGTTGACTGGCGGTGGCACTGAAAAACCACACTGTCTACCAGAGGAATACGCATTTTCTGTTGTGGAATAAAAAGACAAATAACGTCACAAAAGTGAAATGAAACTAACCCAAGACGAACCTTGTGCAATATCTTAAAACGTCAAAGTAAATCCCATTTTGAATATCTCATTAAATCATGGCACAACTTCTAAGAGACAAGTCAGTCTTAATGAGTCAGTGCTAGCTTAGCCAGCGTGACACCATTTTCTTAGAACTCAAGACTTTTCTTTCCCTAATATAATATTGTTGTGTTGGGCCCAGTGAGGAGCAAGTAGCAAACAATACGGTTACATGTCTAAATCCAACAACCCTGATGTGCAGATGATTAAAAAAATGCCAGAGAATGTCTATTGTAGATCATTTGCATTAACTTCAAGAATACAGAGGAAGGAATGTCCATGCTACCTTCTCCCAACACAATATGTTAAGGTAGGTGCTTGGACTTGCATTAAGTCAGAGTTGATTGTAAAAAAAAACCCGACCTAAAAATAATAAATCCTGGTTTTTCTCATGGGCATTCAGAAGACCATGTGGGTTGCCTATATCCAGCGCAACACCAAATGCTAAGTAGCAAGACCATCCGTCCTCCAATTGTTGGTCTTGCAGGCATGTGATATGTTGCGTGAAGTTGAGCTTTAAAACAAGTTGCCTGGTGAAGAGGCTACGCGACTGACGTCAGTGATAGGGCTGTTACACCAGGCACCAACTCATGCAACTCAACATATGCTTGTGCCGATAGCAGGCCAATAAAAAGTAGGAATCACGAGACTACAAGGTTGGACAACAGAACATTGTCTTGATTGAAACTTGAGTAAATATATTCCTCTGAGTTGCTGGAAGCTGTAGATCAGAGTTGTTCACCTCGTGTGGGCGTGAGGAGTCAATATGGGCATTCCGCTAGCTTTCTCCGTGATAGTCTGAAGTACCTGCCACGCGAACAAGTCGTATGCACTCAACCAGTTGTCCAGTTTCTCCTGTCTTTAGTCACCTCAATAACTTTCTCTAGGTCAGCAGTTCCAAATGGGAGGTCCACTAAGTTATTTTGCGCAAAGAAAATGTGTGCGCGAGACTGTGCGGAATGGTTGTTCAAGAACTTTGGGAACCGCTGCTCTAGGTCACAAATTACTAATCCTCCTTGCATCCTATCGGAATGCACAAGGCACCTTTGCAATGTCAAGTCATTGGATACGCACTAACTGTACACTAAGTGTAGCTTGTGTGCGCATCACTTACTCTTTGTAAACAGGAAGTGAAGACTAATGAGTGATCTGATTGCTGAAGTGGGTTTGTGTAAAGGAGCGATATGTTCCCTGGGTGGAGAAGCAGCAACGGTCTAGTGTTTTGTCACACCTGGTCAGGGGACATGTTGAA
The Salvelinus fontinalis isolate EN_2023a chromosome 23, ASM2944872v1, whole genome shotgun sequence genome window above contains:
- the LOC129820881 gene encoding ATP-dependent RNA helicase DDX3X-like isoform X2; this encodes MSHVVVDNPHGLDQQLAGLDLNSDGQGGGTGRRYIPPHLRNKEVSKNDSPGGWDGGRSNGVTNGYHDNRNGGRGGPPRNDRGFGGGQDGGSWGSAPRQDAAYNSFGGRGKSSFYSDRGSSGGRGGYQRGGYGGGGNNRWQEDSRDDEDWSKPSPANERLEAELFSSGNTGINFEKYDDIPVEATGSNCPPHIDSFHDVDMGEIIMSNIALTHYTRPTPVQKYAIPVIKSKRDLMACAQTGSGKTAAFLVPVLSQIYTQGPGDATAASKNGQDSGKYGRRKQYPLSLVLAPTRELALQIYEESRKFAYRSRVRPCVVYGGADIGQQIRDLERGCHLLVATPGRLVDMMERGKIGLDYCNYLVLDEADRMLDMGFEPQIRRIVEQDTMPPKGIRQTMMFSATFPKEIQMLARDFLEDYIFLAVGRVGSTSENITQKVVWVEDGDKRSFLLDLLNATGKESLTLVFVETKKGADALEDFLYREGYACTSIHGDRSQRDREEALNQFRSGRCPILVATAVAARGLDISNVKHVINFDLPSDIEEYVHRIGRTGRVGNLGLATSFFNDKNSNITKDLLDILVEAKQEVPSWLESLGYENQHKGNTGRGRSKRFSSGGFGARDYRQTPGGGGFGGGGRGGPRTGGHGGGGSRGGFGGGGFGGGNSYGGNDAGYGGNYSHSGSGTDWWGN
- the LOC129820881 gene encoding ATP-dependent RNA helicase DDX3X-like isoform X1 — its product is MSHVVVDNPHGLDQQLAGLDLNSDGQGGGTGRRYIPPHLRNKEVSKNDSPGGWDGGRSNGVTNGYHDNRNGGRGGPPRNDRGFGGGQDGGSWGSAPRQDAAYNSFGGRGKSSFYSDRGSSGGRGGYQRGGYGGGGNNRWQEDSRDDEDWSKPSPANERLEAELFSSGNTGINFEKYDDIPVEATGSNCPPHIDSFHDVDMGEIIMSNIALTHYTRPTPVQKYAIPVIKSKRDLMACAQTGSGKTAAFLVPVLSQIYTQGPGDATAASKNGQDSGKYGRRKQYPLSLVLAPTRELALQIYEESRKFAYRSRVRPCVVYGGADIGQQIRDLERGCHLLVATPGRLVDMMERGKIGLDYCNYLVLDEADRMLDMGFEPQIRRIVEQDTMPPKGIRQTMMFSATFPKEIQMLARDFLEDYIFLAVGRVGSTSENITQKVVWVEDGDKRSFLLDLLNATVIPSDAPDVQEAAVTPGKESLTLVFVETKKGADALEDFLYREGYACTSIHGDRSQRDREEALNQFRSGRCPILVATAVAARGLDISNVKHVINFDLPSDIEEYVHRIGRTGRVGNLGLATSFFNDKNSNITKDLLDILVEAKQEVPSWLESLGYENQHKGNTGRGRSKRFSSGGFGARDYRQTPGGGGFGGGGRGGPRTGGHGGGGSRGGFGGGGFGGGNSYGGNDAGYGGNYSHSGSGTDWWGN